A portion of the Oreochromis niloticus isolate F11D_XX linkage group LG10, O_niloticus_UMD_NMBU, whole genome shotgun sequence genome contains these proteins:
- the LOC100706229 gene encoding odorant receptor 131-2-like, with amino-acid sequence MSNVSQSYTNMSIEVQYQELLRVIIISTLSTVPSFIFLFINGTMLFTLRSKPVFRDTPRYILLYNLLFADTVQLAQSQVLFLLSIFRVKLPYPVCGFLSSLANLTTGISPLTLSVMPLERYVAVCYPLRYPTVITIRNTGAAIIVIWIISSLNNLTRLIFFFPFEMLKNLQVKDRCSNIAVLLGTRSDQYDTAFTCLVFVSAGVAVIFSYIGVILAARSASANKALARKARNTLLLNMMQLCLSLCSTINNPLLIALSRTVTMTIFSWVQNVFYVCFIILPRCLSSLIYGLRDQTIRPVLMYHLCCYQKLSQ; translated from the coding sequence ATGTCGAATGTATCTCAGTCTTACACTAACATGTCTATTGAAGTGCAGTATCAGGAGCTACTGAGGGTAATTATTATTTCCACTCTGTCAACAGttccatcttttatttttctcttcattAATGGGACCATGTTGTTCACACTGAGGAGTAAACCTGTATTTCGTGACACTCCCCGTTACATTCTTCTGTATAACCTCCTTTTTGCAGACACTGTGCAGCTGGCACAGAGTCAGgttcttttcctgctctctatTTTTAGAGTAAAATTGCCATATCCTGTATGTGGATTTCTCAGCTCGTTGGCCAATCTCACCACTGGGATCTCCCCTCTCACCCTTTCGGTGATGCCTCTGGAGAGATATGTAGCTGTGTGCTACCCACTGAGGTATCCTACCGTCATCACCATCAGAAACACAGGGGCTGCTATCATTGTAATCTGGATCATCAGCTCACTAAATAATCTCACCAGACTCatctttttctttccatttgAAATGTTGAAAAATCTGCAGGTGAAAGACCGTTGTTCTAACATAGCTGTATTACTCGGGACAAGGTCTGATCAATATGATACAGCCTTCACATGTTTAGTGTTTGTATCAGCTGGTGTGGCAGTCATTTTTTCTTATATCGGCGTAATATTAGCAGCCAGGTCGGCCTCTGCAAACAAAGCTTTAGCCCGTAAAGCTCGAAACACTCTGCTGCTTAATATGATGCAGCTGTGCCTGAGTCTCTGCTCAACTATTAATAACCCTTTGCTCATAGCTCTTTCAAGAACTGTAAcaatgacaatattttcatgggtTCAGAATGTATTTTATGTGTGCTTTATTATCTTACCCAGATGCCTGAGTTCTCTCATCTATGGGCTAAGAGATCAGACCATCAGACCTGTCCTCATGTACCACCTATGCTGTTATCAGAAACTAAGTCAGTAG